Within Serratia odorifera, the genomic segment CCCGATTCGGAACAGGCCGCACTGGATGCGGTGAACAACGCCGGCTGGTCGGTCGTCAGCGCTGAGCAATTGGCCTATGACGGCAAAACGGACGTCCGTGGCACCTATTACGGTGAAGCCAAAGGCTATGAAACCGCCCAGGCAGAAGTGTTGGCAAAGTATGACGCAGCGGGCAAGCTCAGCGCGATAGGCATCGCTTTTCGCGGCACCAGCGGCCCGCGTGAGTCACTGGTCAGCGACACTATCGGCGACCTGATTAACGATCTGCTGGCCGGCTTCGGCCCTGATGGCTATGCCGAAAGCTATACCCAGCACGCCTTCGGCCGTTTACTGAGCGATGTGGCTGAATTCGCCCAGGCCAACGGCCTGAATGGCGCTGATATCGTAGTCAGTGGTCATAGCCTTGGCGGACTGGCGGTCAACAGCATGGCCGCACTGAGCGACAGCCAATGGGGCGGTTTTTATTCGCAGGCCAACTATCTGGCGTTCGCTTCGCCAAGCCAGTTTACCGCCGACAACCGGGTGGCCAATATCGGTTATGAGAACGATCCGGTCTTCCGCGCACTCAACGGCAGCGACTTGACGGCGGCATCGTTGGGCGTGCACGATACGGCCAAACCGTCCGCCACCAATAATATCGTCAATTTCAACGACCACTACGCATCCGACGCCTGGAACATGCTACCGTTTTCCATTTTAAATGTGCCCACCTGGCTGTCGCATTTACCCTTCGCCTATCAGGACGGCTTGCTGCGCGTGCTGAATTCCGAGTTTTACCCGCTGACGCAGCAGGATTCGACGGTGATCGTCTCCAACCTGTCCAACGTCACCCGCGACAATACCTGGGTGCAAGACGTGAATCGTAATGCCCAGCCGCACAGCGGTCCGACCTTTATTATTGGCAGCGACGGCAACGATTTAATCAAGGGTGGCAGAGGCAATGATTTTCTTGAGGGGCGTGCCGGTGATGACACCTTCCGCGATGACGGTGGGTTCAATCTTATTCTGGCGGGTGAAGGAAAAAACACCCTGGATCTGCAACGTTCGCTGCAAACGCAAGACATCGCTTACGACGGCGAAACGCTGTATCTGCGCGACGGCAGCGGCGAAAACCTGACGCTGGCGCAAGGGATTGGCACGCTAAGCACCCAAGAATCCCTCCCCTGGTGGCCACTGAGCAAACAGACCGATTATCAGGTCAGCGACGACGGGCTGCACGCTGAGAATGATCTCAAGGCCTATGCCGTTACGGAACGCGGTGACGCTGCGGATAATACCCTGACCGCCCAATTTGCCAATGGTTGGCTGTTTGGCATGGCGGGCAACGATAAGCTGGTCGGTTCAAGCGGCGATGACACTCTGGTCGGCGGCACCGGCGATGATGAATTACACGGCAACGGTGGCAACAATACCTTCCTGTTCAGCGGCAGCTTCGGCCATGACACGCTGTATGACCTGCAGAGCAATGACCGGCTGGTATTTATCGGTAGCGGCGCCAGCGGCGATTACCGCAACTCTCTGAGCGAGGTAGACGACAATCTGGTGTTGACGCTGGGCGACAACAGCGTAACGCTGGTCGGCGTTACTGCGCAGACGCTGAGTGGCGATCAACTGGTACTGGCCTAGTAACCGGTGCCGGGCAATGCACGCTGCCCGGCACCGGCTGCAATATTATGGAACGTCGTAACCCAGTGCCGCCTTGCGAATGCGGAACCACTGTTCGCGGTTCAATGCCAGTTTCTGTGCTTTCAGCGCCGAACGCACCCGTTCGATTTTGCCAGAGCCGATGATCGGCAACGGCATCGACGGCAGACGCATCACCCAGGCGTAAACCACCTGCTCGATGGTTTCGGCGCCAATTTCGCCGGCCACCGCCTGCAGCTCGGCGCGCAGTGGCTGGAATTCGGCATCGCTGAACAGGCGCCCGCCCCCAAGGCAAGACCAGGCCATCGGCTTGATACGCAATTGCTGGCATTGATCGAGCGTACCGTCGAGGATCGCCGGCTGATGAATCGGCGAAATCTCGACCTGATTGGTGACCAGGGAAAACGGCAGACGGGATTGCAGCAGGGTAAACTGCGCCGGGGTAAAGTTGGACACGCCAAAGTGGCGTACCTTGCCGCTCTTGTGCAGTGCCACGAACGCTTCGGCCACGTCGTCAGCGTCCATCAACGGGTCGGGACGGTGGATCAGCAGCAGGTCAAGGTAATCGGTATGCAGATGTTTTAGCGATTGTTCCGCACTGCTGACGATATGGTCACGATCGGTGATGTAGTGGCCGATCGGATTACCCGGCCTGGCAGTGGTAGCGATACCGCATTTACTGACCAACTCCATGCCGTGACGCAGTGACGGCTTTAGCCGCATCGCCTCGCCAAAGGCCTGCTCACAGGCGTAACCACCATAAATATCCGCATGGTCGGCGGTAGTGACGCCCAGTTCAATGTGCTGCTCGATAAACCCCAACAGCTGCTGCGGCGTCATACCCCATTCCATCAAACGCCAATAACCGCAAATCATGGGTGAAAATTCCGGCCCTTGCGGTGCAAGTTGAACGCGATTAACCATCATGAAACCTCGTAAGATTGTTTGCCATCAGCATACACAAGCCGCCCGGGCAGGGAAACGCACCGCCGCGTCGGAACGTGCGTCAGATCGTCAAACAGGTAAATAAAGTGATTTAAAACAGCGAGGGTTGTTCAGGTTGCGGCTCGTCGGGCTGTTTGTGCGCGCGTTGCAAACGCAACAGGCGTTGGCGACACAGGCGTAGCACGTCGCGCTTTTGCGCGTCGCTCATTTGCATCCAGCCAAAACGCTCCTCGCGGCTGCGCAGGCAGCCACGGCAGAAACCGCGCTCGTCGGCCTGGCAGATGCCGCGACACGGGCTGGGAATGTCGAAGAACTCTAATTGCTGCGCCACACGCCCTCCTGAGTCATCCTTTAATTGAAGACGCCATCGCCGTCAATGGCAAGCGGCTTTTCCGCCATACGACGAAAATAATCACGCAAATAGCGCAACGCCTGGCGCGTTTTTTCCGGCATGGCTCGTTCCAGCGTCAAGGCGTGCAGTCGAAATGCCGAGGGGCGCCAGGCCGGTAGCAGCGCAATCAGTTCCCCTCGCCGTAGTTCGTCGCCGATTTCATACAGCGGCTGGCCGGAGATCCCCAGTCCCATGCGGGTAAAGGCGCGCATCACATTCATGCTGCCGCTGATAATCTGCCCTTCTGCCTGACGCAGCTTGAACACCTCGCCGGACTGATGGTGCAGATCAAGATGAAATCCGGCATGGCCGCCGGTGATCCAGCGGTGATGCACCAGTTGCTGTGGCGTTTCCGGCACGCCGTACTGACTGAGATAGCGCGGCGCGGCGCACAGCACCATCGGCCATTCGCTGAGCGGATGCGCAATCATGGTGGCGTCAGCCAGTTGCCGATTGACGCGCAACGAAATATCCACCCGCTGTTCAATCATATCCACGACCCGATCGTCCGCCAGTATCCGCAGTGACAGCTTGGGATGCGCCAGCAGCAGCGGCGACAACGCTTCCGCCAGCGGGCCACCGCCGATACCGACGGTGGTGGCAATACGCAGTTCGCCGACCAGCGTATCGCGCAGCTCCGCCAGACGCTGCTCCGCCTGCTGCGCCTGCTGTAACATCGCTTCGCAACCGGGGTAAAAGGCCTCGCCCGCTTCGGTTAGCGCCAGACGGCGCGTGGATCGATGCAATAGCGGCACGCCAACCGCCTTTTCCAGGGAGCGCATATGCTGACTGACCGCCGACGGTGACATGCCCAGACGCCGCGCTGCGCCGGCCAGCGAGCCTTCGGCCACCACCATGGCGAATATTGCCATCCGATTGAGCTTATCTATCATTATGAAGTTTTACTTAATCAAGAAAGCATGAATATGCCACTAATCAACAGGATTGTTAAGGTCTACAGTATATTCATCACCACCAGCGTTATCGCTCAACCCTTTTACAGACTGGTTAATTACCACAGGAGCAACTCAAATGAAGATTACCGTTATTGGAGCAACAGGTTTTGTCGGTCGTCGCGTTGTCGATGAAGCGCTGGCACGCGGGCTAGAGGTCACCGCCATCGCCCGTCAGAAAAAAGATCTGCCGGATAATGCCAATTTGCATATCGCGCTTGGCGACGTTGCCGATACTGCCTGGCTGAGCCAGCAGTTGCACGGTCAGGATGCGGCGATCAGCGCCTATAACCCAGGCTGGGGCGAAGATAATCTGTATGAAAAAACCGTCACGGGTCTGCAGCAGATCATCAGCGCGGTGGAACAATCCGGCGTCAAGCGTCTGTTGGTGGTCGGCGGTGCCGGTAGTCTGGAAGTCGCGCCAGGCGTCGAGCTGGTCGATACGCCGGAGTTCCCGGAAAATATCCGCCCTGGCGCTAAAGCCGTGCGCGAGTTGCGCAATAACTTGCAGCAGCAAAGCACGCTGGACTGGACCTATCTGTCGCCAGCCGCGCTGCTGGAACCCGGCCAACGCACCGGTCAATTCCGCCTTGGCACCACTACGCTGTTGATGAATGGCGCGGCGCCTGCCAGCATTTCGGTCGAAGATCTGGCGGTAGCCATCATTGACGAAATCGAACGCCCACAGTTTATCAAAGCGCAATTCACCGCCGCCTATTAATCACTTGCCGGCTGCGCATCGCCGCAGCCGGCCTCCAGCTAAACCAAACCTCAACCATCCTGCCGTCAGGCTGAATCTCTAAGGTTATCTTAAGTTTCGTGGTGTAGATTCCTTGCCATTACCCCCTTCAGGATAACAATGCAGCAATGTGGTTACGTCAGAGGTTACAATGTAACAGTCTGGGATTTATTGTCGCCAGCGCCCTGTTTTTCACCGTCTTCCAGAACGCGTTATTTTTGCATAAGGCGTGGTCGTACATTCGTTTTGAAAACCTCAACAGCGTTATTTTTGCCGCCAGTATGCCGGTGGTCATTTTCTGTGCGCTCAATATGATTTTCAGCGTACTGACCGTACCTTATTTGCGCAAACCGCTGATAATCCTGTTATTGCTCGGCAGCGCAACGGCCAACTATTTCATGTTCAGCTACGGCGTGGTGATCGACGGCAACATGATGCAAAACGCCTTTGAAACCAACCCGCAGGAGGCCACCGCCCTACTGACCCCGCGCATGGGGCTATGGCTGATGCTGCTGGGGGTTTTACCGGCGGTAGTGGTCTGTTTTGTCACTATTCGCCAAACCCACCCATGGTGGTACATGCTGGGCCTGCGCGCTGCCAACGTTATGTTGTCGGCGGTGGTTATTCTGCTGATCGCCGCGTTGTTCTATAAAGACTACGCCTCGCTGCTGCGCAACAATAAAAGCGTGGTTAAAATGCTTACGCCGTCCGATTTTATTGCCGGTACCCTCAAATTTACCGAACAGCGCTACTTCACCAGCAACCTGCCGCTGGTCAGCATCGGCAAAGACGCGCATAAAGGCCCGCTCATCGCCGCCGAGCAAAAGAAAACGCTGGTGGTTCTGGTGGTTGGCGAAACGGCGCGTGCAGAAAATTTCTCGCTGGGAGGATACGCGCGCGAAACCAACCCGCGGCTCAAACAAGACAAGGTGATTTACTTCCAACACGCCAGCTCTTGCGGTACTGAAACCGCCATCTCGGTGCCGTGCATGTTTTCCAATATGCCACGCAGCGATTACGACGCCACGCTGGCCAGTCACCAGGAAGGCATGCTGGATGTGCTGGCACACGCCGGCGTCAATGTGCTGTGGCGCGAAAACGACGGCGGCTGCAAAGGCGCATGCGACCGCGTGCCGCATATCGACATGACCCAGTTGAAACTGCCGCAGGATTGCGATGGCGAGGTATGCATGGACAACGTGCTGCTGTACAAGTTGAACGATTACCTCAATAGCCTGAAAGGCGATGGCGTGATCGTGCTGCACCAGATGGGCAGCCATGGTCCGGCCTATTATCGCCGCAGTACCGCCGAATTCCGCCGCTTCACGCCAACCTGTGACAGCAATCAGATTCAGGATTGCAGCCATCAGCAGTTGGTCAATACCTATGACAATTCGCTGCTGTATACCGATGCCATGCTGGATAACACCATCAAGCTGTTGCAACAATACGGCAGCCGCTTTAACACGGCGATGATCTATCTGTCCGATCACGGCGAATCGCTGGGGGAAAACGGCATGTATCTGCACGGCACGCCTTACATGTTTGCGCCAAGCCAACAGACCCACATCCCGATGCTGCTGTGGATGTCGGATGATTATCAGCGCAACTTCGCCATCAATCGCCAATGTCTGCAAACGCTGGCGCAGCAGGATCAGGTTTCGCAGGACAACCTGTTCCATACCCTGCTTGGTATGCTGAACATCCAGACTGACCAATATCAGCCGCAGCTGGATATTTTGCAGCGCTGTCGCAGCGGCAACGCTTAACGTCGGCACGACGATGAGGCACAATAGCGCCGATCCTGACCGGCGCTTACGCAGCGGTTTTTTTATCGCCTACTTGACCTAGACCAATCGGTCTATTATCCTCAGCCCCATTATGACAAAACATACGCATTGCAACACTGATACACGAGAACACCTATTGGCGACCGGTGAGTGCCTGAGCCTGCGCCTGGGCTTTACCGGCATGGGACTGAGCGAACTGCTGACCACTGCCGGCGTGCCAAAAGGCTCGTTTTATCACTATTTTCGCTCGAAGGAAGCCTTCGGCGAAGCGATGCTGCAACGCTATTTTGAACATTACGATGTGGAAATGCAGGCGCTGTTTGCCGATAACAACAGCGATGCGCGCCACCAGCTGTTGAGCTATTACGCACAGGCAATTAGCTACCATTGCCGCAGCGAGTGCCATAACTCCTGCCTGGCGGTGAAACTGTCCGCCGAGGTCAGCGATCTGTCGGAACCGATGCGTCACGCATTGGAAATCGGCAGCGCACAGGTCATTGGCCGCTTGCAGAACGCCATTGAGCGCGGCATCGCCGAAGGTTCGCTGGCGGTAGCCATGAGCCCGGCCACCACCGCCGAAACCCTGTACGCGCTGTGGCTTGGGGCGTCGTTACGCGCCAAGATCCGCCGTTCGGTCGCGCCGTTGACCAGCGCGCTGGAAAGCATCGAGTTATTGCTGCGCCCGCCGCAGCCTTAATCACCATCCCGTAACAGTAAATGTTTTTTAACCTGCGTTTTTATTAGCCAATAACTAGTCGACCGGTCTATTAAATAGGATGCATTATGAAGATTGAAAAATTATTCACCCCGATCCAGGTTGGCGCGAATACGCTGCCAAACCGCGTATTTATGGCTCCGCTGACTCGTCTGCGTAGCATTGAACCGGGTGATATTCCTACCCCACTGATGGCCGAGTACTATGCGCAACGCGCCGGCGCTGGTCTGGTGATCACCGAAGCGACCCAAATTTCTTTCCAGGCGAAAGGTTATGCCGGCGCGCCGGGGCTGCACACCCCGGAGCAGATCGCTGCGTGGAAAAAAATTACCCAGGCGGTGCATGATAAAAACGGCCATATCGCCGTACAGTTGTGGCACGTAGGTCGCATTTCCCACGACAGTCTGCAACCTGGCCAACAGGCGCCGGTTGCGCCTTCGGCGATCAATGCCGACACCCGGACTACCGTGCGTGACGAAACCGGCGCCTGGGTACGCGTGCCGACTTCAACGCCGCGCGCGCTGGAAACCGCCGAGATCCCCGGCATCGTCAACGACTTCCGCCAGGCCACCGCCAATGCGCGCGAAGCCGGCTTCGACTACATTGAACTACACGCGGCGCATGGCTATCTGCTGCATCAATTTATGGCGCCGGCCTCCAATCAGCGTACCGACCAATACGGCGGCAGCATCGAAAACCGTACCCGCCTGACGCTGGAAGTGGTTGACGCCAGCATCAATGAATGGGGCGCCGAGCACGTCGGCATCCGCATTTCACCGCTCGGCCCGTTCAACGGGCTGGATAATGGCGAAGATCAGGAAGAAGCGGCATTGTACCTGGTAGAAGAGCTGAACAAGCGCAATATTGCCTTCCTGCATATTTCCGAACCGGATTGGGCCGGCGGCAAACCGTATTCCGATGCCTTCCGCGATGCGGTGCGCGCCCGCTTCAAAGGGGTGATCGTCGGTGCCGGTGCCTACAGCGCCGAAAAAGCCGAAACCCTGATCGAAAAAGGCTTTATCGACGCGGTGGCGTTTGGCCGCGCCTACATCGCCAACCCGGATCTGGCGGAACGTCTGCAACAGAACGCGCCGCTGAATGAACCGCAGCCGGAAACCTTCTACGGCGGCGGTGCGCAAGGTTATACCGATTACCCAACGCTGTAAGTGACCACGCGCGTGGTCGGTGAATCTGCCGACCGCGCGCCAATCAATGCGCCACGTCGTTATACCGGCCCCCTCATTGAATTCCCTTATACGACAACGCTATACTGTTTTTTGCTTCACACTATCTGCCGCCAAGCACGGCAAAACCTGCAATCAGAGGAAATTATGCGCTTACTCCATACCATGCTGCGTGTCGGCGATCTGCAACGCTCCATCGACTTCTACACCAAGGTATTAGGCATGCGCTTGCTGCGTACCAGCGAAAATACCGAATACAAATACTCGCTGGCGTTTGTCGGCTATACCGATGAAAGCGAAGGCGCCGTGATTGAACTGACC encodes:
- a CDS encoding polyurethanase: MGIFDYRDLDRADAKALFSDAMAISTYAYHNIDNGFAAGYQSTGFGLGLPLTLVTALIGSTGSQGGLPGIPWNPDSEQAALDAVNNAGWSVVSAEQLAYDGKTDVRGTYYGEAKGYETAQAEVLAKYDAAGKLSAIGIAFRGTSGPRESLVSDTIGDLINDLLAGFGPDGYAESYTQHAFGRLLSDVAEFAQANGLNGADIVVSGHSLGGLAVNSMAALSDSQWGGFYSQANYLAFASPSQFTADNRVANIGYENDPVFRALNGSDLTAASLGVHDTAKPSATNNIVNFNDHYASDAWNMLPFSILNVPTWLSHLPFAYQDGLLRVLNSEFYPLTQQDSTVIVSNLSNVTRDNTWVQDVNRNAQPHSGPTFIIGSDGNDLIKGGRGNDFLEGRAGDDTFRDDGGFNLILAGEGKNTLDLQRSLQTQDIAYDGETLYLRDGSGENLTLAQGIGTLSTQESLPWWPLSKQTDYQVSDDGLHAENDLKAYAVTERGDAADNTLTAQFANGWLFGMAGNDKLVGSSGDDTLVGGTGDDELHGNGGNNTFLFSGSFGHDTLYDLQSNDRLVFIGSGASGDYRNSLSEVDDNLVLTLGDNSVTLVGVTAQTLSGDQLVLA
- a CDS encoding aldo/keto reductase → MVNRVQLAPQGPEFSPMICGYWRLMEWGMTPQQLLGFIEQHIELGVTTADHADIYGGYACEQAFGEAMRLKPSLRHGMELVSKCGIATTARPGNPIGHYITDRDHIVSSAEQSLKHLHTDYLDLLLIHRPDPLMDADDVAEAFVALHKSGKVRHFGVSNFTPAQFTLLQSRLPFSLVTNQVEISPIHQPAILDGTLDQCQQLRIKPMAWSCLGGGRLFSDAEFQPLRAELQAVAGEIGAETIEQVVYAWVMRLPSMPLPIIGSGKIERVRSALKAQKLALNREQWFRIRKAALGYDVP
- a CDS encoding DUF1289 domain-containing protein, whose amino-acid sequence is MAQQLEFFDIPSPCRGICQADERGFCRGCLRSREERFGWMQMSDAQKRDVLRLCRQRLLRLQRAHKQPDEPQPEQPSLF
- a CDS encoding LysR substrate-binding domain-containing protein is translated as MDKLNRMAIFAMVVAEGSLAGAARRLGMSPSAVSQHMRSLEKAVGVPLLHRSTRRLALTEAGEAFYPGCEAMLQQAQQAEQRLAELRDTLVGELRIATTVGIGGGPLAEALSPLLLAHPKLSLRILADDRVVDMIEQRVDISLRVNRQLADATMIAHPLSEWPMVLCAAPRYLSQYGVPETPQQLVHHRWITGGHAGFHLDLHHQSGEVFKLRQAEGQIISGSMNVMRAFTRMGLGISGQPLYEIGDELRRGELIALLPAWRPSAFRLHALTLERAMPEKTRQALRYLRDYFRRMAEKPLAIDGDGVFN
- a CDS encoding NAD(P)-dependent oxidoreductase, whose amino-acid sequence is MKITVIGATGFVGRRVVDEALARGLEVTAIARQKKDLPDNANLHIALGDVADTAWLSQQLHGQDAAISAYNPGWGEDNLYEKTVTGLQQIISAVEQSGVKRLLVVGGAGSLEVAPGVELVDTPEFPENIRPGAKAVRELRNNLQQQSTLDWTYLSPAALLEPGQRTGQFRLGTTTLLMNGAAPASISVEDLAVAIIDEIERPQFIKAQFTAAY
- the eptA gene encoding phosphoethanolamine transferase EptA, which codes for MWLRQRLQCNSLGFIVASALFFTVFQNALFLHKAWSYIRFENLNSVIFAASMPVVIFCALNMIFSVLTVPYLRKPLIILLLLGSATANYFMFSYGVVIDGNMMQNAFETNPQEATALLTPRMGLWLMLLGVLPAVVVCFVTIRQTHPWWYMLGLRAANVMLSAVVILLIAALFYKDYASLLRNNKSVVKMLTPSDFIAGTLKFTEQRYFTSNLPLVSIGKDAHKGPLIAAEQKKTLVVLVVGETARAENFSLGGYARETNPRLKQDKVIYFQHASSCGTETAISVPCMFSNMPRSDYDATLASHQEGMLDVLAHAGVNVLWRENDGGCKGACDRVPHIDMTQLKLPQDCDGEVCMDNVLLYKLNDYLNSLKGDGVIVLHQMGSHGPAYYRRSTAEFRRFTPTCDSNQIQDCSHQQLVNTYDNSLLYTDAMLDNTIKLLQQYGSRFNTAMIYLSDHGESLGENGMYLHGTPYMFAPSQQTHIPMLLWMSDDYQRNFAINRQCLQTLAQQDQVSQDNLFHTLLGMLNIQTDQYQPQLDILQRCRSGNA
- a CDS encoding TetR/AcrR family transcriptional regulator; the encoded protein is MTKHTHCNTDTREHLLATGECLSLRLGFTGMGLSELLTTAGVPKGSFYHYFRSKEAFGEAMLQRYFEHYDVEMQALFADNNSDARHQLLSYYAQAISYHCRSECHNSCLAVKLSAEVSDLSEPMRHALEIGSAQVIGRLQNAIERGIAEGSLAVAMSPATTAETLYALWLGASLRAKIRRSVAPLTSALESIELLLRPPQP
- a CDS encoding alkene reductase produces the protein MKIEKLFTPIQVGANTLPNRVFMAPLTRLRSIEPGDIPTPLMAEYYAQRAGAGLVITEATQISFQAKGYAGAPGLHTPEQIAAWKKITQAVHDKNGHIAVQLWHVGRISHDSLQPGQQAPVAPSAINADTRTTVRDETGAWVRVPTSTPRALETAEIPGIVNDFRQATANAREAGFDYIELHAAHGYLLHQFMAPASNQRTDQYGGSIENRTRLTLEVVDASINEWGAEHVGIRISPLGPFNGLDNGEDQEEAALYLVEELNKRNIAFLHISEPDWAGGKPYSDAFRDAVRARFKGVIVGAGAYSAEKAETLIEKGFIDAVAFGRAYIANPDLAERLQQNAPLNEPQPETFYGGGAQGYTDYPTL